A single Arcobacter sp. F2176 DNA region contains:
- the ruvA gene encoding Holliday junction branch migration protein RuvA, with protein sequence MIVGINGKIIRKEPTLLHIDVNGLVYEVFVSVNCSSKIVDNNIFLHTTYIIREDSQSLYGFIDVNEKKLFDTVIKINGVGPKVALAICSTFTPSSFSQIVSSNDISMLKRVPGIGPKGASRILVELSGFVIDGNSDEDSMGTNMMEASMALESLGFKKDVISKALKSCSATNTSDLVREALKRLQK encoded by the coding sequence ATGATAGTTGGAATAAACGGAAAAATAATAAGAAAAGAGCCAACCCTCTTACATATCGATGTTAATGGGTTAGTTTATGAGGTCTTCGTATCTGTTAATTGTAGTTCTAAAATTGTAGATAATAATATTTTTTTACATACTACATACATAATAAGAGAAGATTCTCAGTCTTTATATGGATTTATTGATGTAAATGAAAAAAAACTTTTTGATACAGTAATAAAAATAAATGGAGTGGGACCAAAAGTAGCACTTGCTATTTGTTCAACTTTTACTCCAAGTTCTTTTTCTCAAATAGTAAGTTCAAATGATATTTCTATGTTAAAAAGAGTTCCAGGCATTGGTCCAAAAGGAGCTAGTAGAATTTTGGTTGAGTTATCTGGATTTGTTATTGATGGAAATAGTGATGAAGATTCAATGGGTACAAATATGATGGAAGCATCTATGGCATTGGAATCATTAGGATTCAAAAAAGATGTTATAAGTAAAGCATTAAAAAGCTGTAGTGCTACAAATACAAGTGACTTAGTAAGAGAAGCACTTAAAAGATTACAAAAATAG
- a CDS encoding D-alanine--D-alanine ligase — protein MKIAIVFGGSSYEHEISIVSAIAMRDVIKSELEYIFLDENRDFYHIPTKTIKSKLFSTGEYKKCDKLTIKKGGFSKKAMFGEKNVEFDIVLNLIHGGDGEDGIVASLFEFFDIRYIGPRVGACSVSFNKFLTKGYASSLGIKTIPYQYFTKFDEVSVEQFPVIVKPVTLGSSIGVSIVKSKEELSYALDVAFEFDNAVLIETFVPNIKEYNLAGYKIGNEIKYSIVEEPQKADFLDFDKKYLDFARTERVSVANISDELKDKLKKAFETIYNTTFNDAMIRCDFFVIDDEVYLNEINPIPGSMANYLFEDFDASIKELSKSLRLKDKIKISYDYVNKIQAAKGK, from the coding sequence ATGAAGATTGCTATAGTTTTTGGTGGAAGTAGTTATGAACATGAGATTTCAATAGTATCTGCTATTGCTATGAGAGATGTTATTAAAAGTGAATTAGAGTATATATTTTTAGATGAGAACAGAGACTTTTATCATATTCCTACTAAAACAATAAAATCAAAACTTTTTAGTACTGGTGAATATAAAAAGTGCGATAAATTAACTATCAAAAAAGGTGGCTTTTCAAAAAAAGCTATGTTTGGTGAAAAAAATGTAGAGTTTGATATTGTATTAAACTTAATTCATGGTGGAGATGGTGAAGATGGAATAGTTGCTTCACTATTTGAATTTTTTGATATAAGATACATAGGTCCTAGAGTTGGAGCTTGTAGTGTAAGTTTCAATAAGTTTTTAACAAAAGGATATGCTTCATCTTTAGGGATTAAGACAATACCTTATCAATACTTTACAAAATTTGATGAAGTAAGTGTAGAACAATTTCCAGTAATTGTGAAACCAGTTACTTTAGGAAGCTCAATTGGGGTTAGTATTGTAAAATCAAAAGAAGAGTTAAGTTATGCCCTTGATGTTGCTTTTGAGTTTGATAATGCAGTTTTAATAGAAACTTTCGTACCAAATATAAAAGAGTACAACCTTGCGGGTTATAAAATAGGGAATGAAATCAAATACTCAATAGTAGAAGAGCCACAAAAAGCTGACTTTTTAGATTTTGATAAAAAGTACCTTGATTTTGCAAGAACAGAGCGAGTAAGTGTTGCTAATATTAGTGATGAGTTAAAAGATAAGTTGAAAAAAGCTTTTGAGACTATTTATAATACTACTTTTAATGATGCAATGATTAGATGTGATTTTTTTGTAATAGATGATGAAGTATATTTAAATGAGATTAACCCAATCCCTGGTTCTATGGCAAACTATCTGTTTGAAGATTTTGATGCAAGTATAAAAGAACTATCAAAATCACTAAGGCTAAAAGATAAAATCAAAATCTCATATGACTATGTAAATAAAATCCAAGCGGCTAAGGGTAAATAA
- a CDS encoding alpha/beta fold hydrolase: MALKSIQYDNKTFDISYEIVNQSSKKDIIILHGWGSNKDIMSKNFKNYLPQFRHIYVDLPGFGKSPTQYVLTTDDYTNIMEIFLKTINASKDTIMGHSYGGKVATKLNPKNLILLSSAGIVEEKSAKVKRKIKMAKFFKALGLGAITKIFRSKDVDNMSENMYATFKNVLNEDFTEDFKNFLGKAYIFWGESDTATSLASGEKIASLIKNSEFKSYEGTHFFFVEHAKDISERVENGIL, from the coding sequence TTGGCTTTAAAATCAATCCAATACGATAATAAAACTTTTGATATCTCATATGAAATAGTAAATCAATCTTCAAAAAAAGATATTATTATTCTCCATGGTTGGGGTTCAAATAAAGATATCATGAGTAAAAACTTCAAAAACTATTTGCCCCAGTTTAGACATATCTATGTGGACTTACCAGGTTTTGGAAAAAGCCCTACACAATATGTTCTTACAACAGATGATTATACAAATATCATGGAAATATTTTTAAAAACTATCAATGCCTCAAAAGATACAATTATGGGACACTCATACGGAGGAAAAGTTGCCACAAAATTAAACCCTAAAAATCTTATACTTTTAAGTAGTGCAGGAATAGTAGAAGAAAAATCAGCTAAAGTAAAAAGAAAAATCAAAATGGCAAAGTTTTTTAAAGCCTTGGGATTAGGTGCTATTACTAAGATTTTTAGAAGTAAAGATGTGGATAATATGAGTGAAAATATGTATGCAACTTTTAAAAATGTACTAAATGAAGATTTTACCGAAGATTTTAAAAACTTTTTAGGGAAAGCATATATTTTTTGGGGTGAAAGTGATACTGCAACTTCTTTAGCCTCAGGAGAAAAAATAGCCTCACTTATAAAAAACAGTGAATTTAAATCATATGAAGGGACTCACTTCTTCTTTGTTGAACATGCAAAAGATATAAGTGAAAGAGTAGAAAATGGAATACTTTAA